The Ignavibacteria bacterium genome contains the following window.
CCGTCCCACATTCTGAGCAAACAACTCTTGGTTCCTCCATCCGCTCGGAGGAGGTTACCAAATTTCCTTTGGCCTGCTTAGAAGACTTGGACTTTTCCATCAATACACCTCCTCGTATTCTATGTTGTATATGTTGTAATAGTTTAGTTTTTCCAAAAATTCTGGAATATTAAACTGAATCATGCGTGAAAATCTCATATTTTAGCTTCTCTATTTGTTTAAGTGCATACCCTATTTTATCTTTATACCAAAAATTAGCTGGGAATTTTAATAGTGTCTCGTTATCAGTTCTTACCAATTCTCCAGGAACAAAAAGTAATCGTGTTCTTAGTGTCCTGAGCACCATGTTCTGGAACTCCTGTTGAATACAGAGATGCTTGAACCAATTTATAAAATTATAGGCAACCAAAAGAAGATGAAAATATACCTCGTTAGTTGCAAAGTGTTTTGTCGGAATCTTCGCTAATGGATAATCTCCCCTTAGTTCTTTGATGATAAGCTCTATTGCGACCCTTCCATCGTAAAACTTCCAAACATTCAGTGGCTTGAGATTTAGGTTTGTGACTATAACATGATAATTATATTTGCCCATTGTAAAATTAATTAACTGGTCTAAATTCTCCTCTGCAATAGATCGCCTTATAACCACAAAATGATATTGCTTTTTCCATCCATTAAGTTGATACATGAACTCTGAAACCTTTAATCCAGATGTATATCTCCTAACAGACAGGGATGCAAGCCTTGTCTTTAAAGGTTTTATAATCTTTGCAACTATAGCAAATAGATACTTTTTTGATTCCAAATATTCTATAGTTTTGTGGTCGTAAAAACCTTTATCCGCTCTGATGATTTTTACTTTTACAGATGATGTAAGTTTTGCAAAACAGATCTCCAATAGCTCTAAAACTCCTGTAAAGCTATGAGCATCTCCTGGTCTTAATTCAACATACCAAAAATCTTTGGTTATACCATTGAAACAAAGCAGAGGATGATAAGAAGGTCTGCTTTTCTTTATATGATTGTATCCTTTTTTTGCAAACTCCAGTCTACCATAAAGGACAAGAACTGTAAAGTTTAAATCGAAATTAACCCTTATCAGTGAGTAGGGTTTTTGATTCATTATCATAAATATCTTGTCGTGGGGCTTTCTTAATTTGCTGAGTACTAGGGGAACTATACGCAAAAGGAAACGCCTTAATGTTGTAGGATTAGGATAAGCTGGCAATCCTGTGAGGTATTGGAATACCACATTTTGTTTAATGAGATGGAAAGTTTCTATTCTTCCAAGTCCGAGTATTATGGGATAAAGAAGGGCTAATAACTCCTCTGCTATGCTGTAGCGATTGTTCCTTTGAGGAAATCGAAAATAATGAGATAAAAAGAATAGAAGGTTAAGTTTCTGAATTAATTTTCGTAAAAGGTGTAGACCTCCAAAGTGTGATAAGTTCCTACCCGTAAACGATATTTGAAGATTTTTTGGACTGTATTTCATAAGCTCCAGAAACCTAATTAAAAAGTAGGTTTTTAGAATAACCCTTAAATAGTGTTCATTATACCAAAAAACTATATGTTTCGTGGCATTTTTTGGATTTTGGGTTATCATATCCTAAGCAATAACTCAAGTTTCAGGTTTAAAATTTGACAAAATCTCTAATAGTCCAAGATTTTGACAAAAATAAAATTTAAGAATGAATGTTTTAATAACGACGTCAACATAATCTTTGTTTATGTTAATCATTACAAACTTAGGATTTAGTTGTTTAGCTATAAAACCAGTTGTTCCAGTTCCAGCCATAGAGTCGAAATAATATCTCCTTATTTCTTAAAACTTAAAATTACTAATTTTAATAATTCCTCGGCTTTTTGCGTTGAATGTATTTTTTCTCCCATTTCATATATTAATCTTTCTTGTCCTAAACAAAGTGGTATTTGCCAAACATTTATTCCTAATTTACCACCATAAAAACTTCCCGCAATTTCTTTATTAATAGTATATTTTTAACCTTATTTTCTTTTACTGCCCAAAGTAATGTTTTTATAACATTTGTGAACCTAACACCCAGTAATTTAGGCATTGGATTAGTTTTAAACCATATAACATCATTCAAAATCCAAAATCTCAAATCTAATATTATTTTCCCAATTCTATAAATATTATGATAGGCCCATATTATTATCCAAATTGTAGTATTTGGTTTAATTAATTTTTTAATTTCTGTCAAATAATTTTTCGTGAAATTATCTTGATCGTCTAAATACTTAAACATATACCATTGATCATTCATGCCATTCAAAACGCTTCCCGTCCATCTTAACAATTTCTTAGGTGGAAGCTGTAAAAAATACGGGGGGTCAATAAAAGCACGATCAACAAACTCAGACGACAATTTTTTCATTACCTTTAAATAATCACCAATAATTACTTTATCTAAAATTTTATCTAAAAAATAGTTGGTTTTTTGTTCCTCGACTTTTAAAGCAAAAGATGTCTGATTTTCTTTAATCACTGTTTCTTGAATATTTGAATTTAATTTTGTAATTCTATTAGTCATAACCTTATTTTATCAAATTATCAACGCTAATACCCAATGCTTTGGCGATTTTTTTAACTGTCTCAATTCTTGGATTAGGTGTTGCCCCGAATTCAATCTTTGTAATTGTGTGTAAAGTAACGCCAGCAAGTTTTGATAACTTATCTTGTGAAATGCCTTTATTTTCTCTATACTTTTTAATGTTTTTAAAGATTATTGAAATTTTTTTTGACATTGTAGTAAAATTTTACTACTCATTTTAAACAGTAATAAAATTGCATACATTTGTAGGATATAAAATTTTTAATTTAAAGTCAAACAATAAATTAAAATCTTCACATCGATTCTGCCCGCGATGTGGACATTGTGAATAGACAAAAAGAAAAGGGGGTCTGGAGAAAATGAATTTTTACCTGACTGCAGTCCTGCTAATCGTGACTGAAGGAGTAACGCATTTCCGTGATTCGGTCATATAAGAATGACAAAGCAGAAAAATTTTATTTTCTTTAAATGAAAATATTTTTTTGGTGCGCAATTAAATAAATATTTGAAAAATTTTTCTGTTTTACTTAGCGTAATCGAAGCAGGCGCCAAGCTTATACACTGGGCAGATTTGTCACCCAGAGGGCGACAATTATTAAATAAAGGAATTTATAAAAATTGTCGGCTGGAACTTTAATTGTTAATGCAAAAATTCAACTTTCTACTTAAAATAGGTTATCGTGTTATCGCCTATAGCGAGCCAAACTTTTTAATCACCAACCTTGCGGAGAGGGTGGGATTCGAACCCACGGTACCGGTTTTACGGTACACACGCTCTCCAGGCGTGCCAGTTAAGCCACTCCTGCACCTCTCCTAACATTTAAATCAATTCAATTCAAACAACAAATGCGTTGCAAAAATAAAACATCGACTAAGGTTTTACAAGATTTTAAATAAATCTTTAAAAGCTTCTCTCTGAGCATCGAGAGTTTTATTTATATCATCTTCAGTATGAGCTGTTGATACAAAGAAAGCTTCAAACTGTGCCGGAGGTAAATAAACTCCTCGCCTCAACATTTGATGAAAATATTCAGCAAACAATTTCGTGTCAGAACTTACCGCATCATCATAATATTTAACTTCTCGTTCAGTAAAAAACAGTGTCATCATCGAACCAGCACGATTAATAGTAAAATTCTTCCCTATCTCTTGAAGATTTTTTTTCATTCCCTCTTCAAGTTTTTTAGACTTTATTTCAAGATCATCATAAACTTCAGGATGATTTTTAATGTAATTTAATGCAGCAAAACCTGCTGACATCGCAAGAGGATTTCCACTCAATGTTCCTGCTTGATATACTGGACCGGACGGTGCAACCAACGACATTATTTCTTCTTTACCACCATAAGCACCAACTGGCAATCCACCACCAATTATTTTTCCAAATGTTGTCAAATCCGGATTAATATTATACAACTCCTGCGCACCACCTTTCGCAACTCGAAAACCTGTCATCACTTCATCAAAAATCAAAACAATTTTTTCTTCATCACAGATTTGTCTGA
Protein-coding sequences here:
- a CDS encoding IS1380 family transposase is translated as MKYSPKNLQISFTGRNLSHFGGLHLLRKLIQKLNLLFFLSHYFRFPQRNNRYSIAEELLALLYPIILGLGRIETFHLIKQNVVFQYLTGLPAYPNPTTLRRFLLRIVPLVLSKLRKPHDKIFMIMNQKPYSLIRVNFDLNFTVLVLYGRLEFAKKGYNHIKKSRPSYHPLLCFNGITKDFWYVELRPGDAHSFTGVLELLEICFAKLTSSVKVKIIRADKGFYDHKTIEYLESKKYLFAIVAKIIKPLKTRLASLSVRRYTSGLKVSEFMYQLNGWKKQYHFVVIRRSIAEENLDQLINFTMGKYNYHVIVTNLNLKPLNVWKFYDGRVAIELIIKELRGDYPLAKIPTKHFATNEVYFHLLLVAYNFINWFKHLCIQQEFQNMVLRTLRTRLLFVPGELVRTDNETLLKFPANFWYKDKIGYALKQIEKLKYEIFTHDSV
- a CDS encoding helix-turn-helix transcriptional regulator, which gives rise to MSKKISIIFKNIKKYRENKGISQDKLSKLAGVTLHTITKIEFGATPNPRIETVKKIAKALGISVDNLIK